In Candidatus Manganitrophus noduliformans, the genomic stretch CGTTGACGAACAATTCCAAGGCCTGAAGATCGAAATTCATGACGTAATTGGCGCTGATCTGAGCGAGGTTGTTGGCCAGGGCGTTTCCCTTTGATTCCATCAAGGATCGGATCGTGGCATGATTCTGATGGATCATGAGGGTGCCCAATCCGCCCAGCAGGATCACCATGAAAATGAGATTCGAGATCAAGAATTTCTTGCTGATGGAATTCAGTCGAAAAACCTTTTCAAGCGCCATGTGTTCTTTAAATTATTTGAGGTTTTGGATGGTGACTGCTTTTCCGTTTTCGATTTTTGTCAAAAAGAGCTGGTGCAGGCCTTGATGGTTGTTCGGGCTAAACCACACCTCCAGCCCTCCGGCGTTCATCTTCAGTTTTTCGAGCGTAGAGATAAACGCCTCCCGGGTCAGCGGAGAGGTTTTCTTCAGCGCTTCCACGAATACCTTGGCGCCGAGGTAACTCTCCAGACTCACCGGGTCCGGAGCAAGACCGGCGGCTTTCATATCCGAGAGATATTCCTTTACAATCGGCAGGGAACTGTCGCTTGGATTCGGAACAACCTGGGTCATGATGACCCCGTCGGCGTCTTTCCCCGCTTCCTGGACCAGCGGGGTGACGCCCCCCGCAAAGAGGAAAAATTTGGGGTTGAATCCACGCTCTTTGGCCTTTTTGAGAAAAACCGCACAGGGGGTATAAGGACAAAACATAATTACCGCTTCGGGATTCGCTTTGACGAGCGCTTCCAAAGCGACATCGACATTGATGGTATTCCGCTCAAATTTCCCGTCCCCGACCAGCGGCATATTTCTTTTCCGCAAGGCCCGCATCAG encodes the following:
- a CDS encoding ABC transporter substrate-binding protein; translated protein: MTEKEILLGMSNAQTGPLSGVGILIKEGAAVFFNKVNAAEGVHGRKIKLIVSDDGYQPAKAIENTRKFIEEEKVFALFGYVGSPISASIVPIFTRAHVPYLFPFTGARFLRNPVDRYIFTLRASYADETEVMVERLTEDLKITKIGVFSQDDALGEAGRAGLMRALRKRNMPLVGDGKFERNTINVDVALEALVKANPEAVIMFCPYTPCAVFLKKAKERGFNPKFFLFAGGVTPLVQEAGKDADGVIMTQVVPNPSDSSLPIVKEYLSDMKAAGLAPDPVSLESYLGAKVFVEALKKTSPLTREAFISTLEKLKMNAGGLEVWFSPNNHQGLHQLFLTKIENGKAVTIQNLK